A genomic window from Nicotiana sylvestris chromosome 11, ASM39365v2, whole genome shotgun sequence includes:
- the LOC138881790 gene encoding uncharacterized protein: MISAPTAHPPRGGGQTGRGRPRGGGQAGRGQAATAQSGGGQPVGASARFYALPARPDALTSDAVITWSTYSYVSSLFARFLGISPEPFGTHVHVSTPVGDSVVVDRIYRSCMVTFCGFETRADLLLLDMINFKVILGMDWLSPYHAILDYHAKTISLAMLGLPRLEWRGSAVDIPSRVISFLKARRMVEKGCLAYLAYVQDTTAESPMIDSVLVVQEFADVFPSNLPGMPPDRDIDFCIDLAPGTQPISIPPYCMAPKELKEQLEELLGARVFSKIDLRSGYHQLKNRDSDVSKTAFQTRYGHYEFLVMSFGLTNAPAAFMDLMNRVFRPYIDSFVIVFIDDILIYSRSLGEHEKHLRVVLQSLREQKLYAKFSKCEFWLESVAFLGHVVSGEGIKVDPKKIEAVQSWPRPTSVTEIKSFLGLAGYYRRFMQGFLSIASHLTRLTQKGAPFR, translated from the exons ATGATTTCAGCACCAACTGCCCATCCACCTAGAGGTGGAGGACAGACTGgtaggggccgtcctagaggtggaggtcaggcagggAGAGGTCAGGCAGCTACTGCTCAGTcgggtggaggccagccagtcggCGCTtcagccagattctatgcccttccggctaggccagatgcattgacctcagatgccgtcatcacat ggtctacttattcatatgtatcatctctgtttgcccGTTTCCTGGGTATTTCTCCTGAGCCTTTCGGCACTcatgttcatgtgtccactcctgtgggtgattctgtggttgtggatcggatctaccggtcctgtATGGTCACATTttgtggtttcgagactagagcagatctcttgttgcttgatatgatcaattttaaggtcatcctgggcatggattggttatctccatatcacgccaTCCTAGATTACCATGCCAAGACTATTTCACTAGCGATGCTAGGGTTGCCGAGGTTGGAGTGGAGGGGCTCCGCAGTTGATATACCTAGTCGGGTTAtttctttcctgaaggctcgacgcatggtcgagaaggggtgtttggcttatctagcttatgttcaaGACACCACTGCAgagtctccgatgattgattcagttctagtggTTCAAGAGTTCGCCGACGTATTTCCTTctaatcttccgggcatgccaccggatcgtgatattgatttctgtattgatttggctccaggcacccagcctatatctattccaccgtacTGTATGGCTcctaaggagttgaaggagcagcttgaggagttgttg ggtgctagggtgttctctaagatagacctgaggtcagggtatcatcaaCTGAAGAATCGGGACTCGGATGTTTCGAAGACTGCATTtcagactagatatggccattatgagtttttggtgatgtcctttggcttgactaatgccccagcagcatttatggatttgatgaacagggtattcaggccttatattgattcctttgttatcgtcttcattgacgacatcttgatatattcACGTAGCTTGGGGGAGCACGAgaagcatttgagagtagtgcttcagtccttgcgagagcagaagctatatgctaagttctccaagtgtgagttttggctagagtcagtggcattcttgggacatgTCGTATCAGGAGaaggtattaaggtggatcccaagaagattgaggcagttcagagttggccacgtcctacttcagtgaccgagATTAAGAGCTTCCTGggattggcaggttattaccggcGATTCATGCAGGGCTTTTTATCTATTGCATCAcatttgactagattgacccagaagggtgctccattccgttAG